A single Kribbella aluminosa DNA region contains:
- a CDS encoding helicase C-terminal domain-containing protein, with protein sequence MSTTQPTRPRTLAEALRGWGDAALGELLRRRPDLALPLPADTGQLAARATSNASAARAINRLDEFGVDLLEALSALPEPVELAALVQGVGQPAEIVQPRVAELLDLALVWGTEDDLRTIRAVHELLGPTPAGLGPTTTRHFGDLDKLIEDAGPDARAVLEKLTWGPPTGSVEKADRPVTIASARTPVERLLARGLVVPKDPNTVVLPRQIGLHLRGGRVLPSTRPVPPPLDGKKVSAAIADRAAAGAALDLVRLVDRALEQLGTDPLPVLRTGGVGVRDLRSLAGKIGAEEHTTAAVLEMAYAAGLVAAVEVGNGELWLPTSAYDDWLELDLAHRWAQLVVAWFSGLRAIGLIGRRDSTGSTAAARERLINALAPDLERLLAPEIRLLALQALAAAGTGTAPAPEAVVTWVAWHRPRRGGQFRDDLVEWSVSEAALLGLSGLGSWAKHAQPLLSAEPTADELAAAISPLMPEPVSEVLLQADLTAVAPGPLVRSVQDELSAMADVESDGGAGVYRFSESSVRRAFDLGRTAEQLHAWLAEHSRTPVPQPLAYLVDDVARRHGVLRLGTASTYLRCDDEDVLTHLLSSNLPGVRFRRLAPTVVVSPSPPDMVLSRLRDAGLAPLAETFDGALHVTGAPRRGEAPRRRTSRDFNESAFDLTDDQVKAVIEKVRTGDRIAAERPGDEGLVEPAAPAETIAVLTNAAEAHTRTWISYVDHNGHASERIVEPARVADGWLTAYDDTTEAPRTYALHRISAARPVD encoded by the coding sequence ATGAGCACCACCCAGCCGACCCGCCCCCGTACCCTCGCCGAGGCGCTGCGGGGCTGGGGCGACGCCGCGCTCGGTGAGCTGCTCCGCCGGCGCCCCGACCTGGCGCTGCCGCTCCCGGCCGACACCGGGCAACTGGCCGCGCGGGCGACGAGCAACGCGTCGGCGGCGCGCGCCATCAACCGGCTGGACGAGTTCGGCGTGGACCTGCTGGAGGCTTTGTCCGCGCTGCCCGAGCCGGTGGAGCTGGCCGCGCTGGTGCAGGGCGTCGGGCAGCCGGCAGAGATCGTCCAGCCGCGGGTCGCCGAGCTGCTGGACCTTGCTCTCGTGTGGGGCACCGAGGACGACCTGCGTACGATCCGGGCGGTGCACGAACTGCTCGGTCCGACACCGGCCGGGCTCGGTCCGACTACTACGCGGCACTTCGGCGACCTGGACAAGCTGATCGAGGACGCCGGGCCGGACGCGCGCGCCGTACTCGAGAAACTGACCTGGGGTCCGCCGACCGGTTCCGTCGAGAAGGCGGATCGGCCGGTCACGATCGCGTCCGCCCGTACGCCGGTGGAGCGGTTGCTGGCGCGCGGGCTCGTCGTACCGAAGGACCCGAACACCGTCGTACTGCCGCGGCAGATCGGGCTGCATCTGCGGGGCGGGCGGGTGCTGCCGTCGACCCGGCCGGTGCCGCCGCCGTTGGACGGCAAGAAGGTGTCGGCTGCGATCGCGGACCGGGCCGCGGCTGGTGCGGCGCTGGACCTGGTGCGGCTGGTCGACCGTGCGTTGGAGCAGCTGGGGACGGACCCGCTGCCGGTACTGCGCACTGGTGGCGTAGGGGTCCGGGACCTGCGCAGCCTGGCCGGGAAGATCGGTGCGGAGGAGCACACGACAGCGGCTGTGCTGGAGATGGCGTACGCGGCTGGGCTGGTTGCCGCGGTGGAGGTCGGTAACGGTGAGCTCTGGCTGCCGACAAGCGCCTACGACGACTGGCTTGAGCTCGACCTGGCGCACCGGTGGGCTCAGCTGGTCGTTGCGTGGTTCTCTGGGCTCAGGGCGATCGGGCTGATCGGACGGCGCGACAGTACGGGCAGTACTGCGGCTGCACGCGAGCGGCTCATCAACGCGCTGGCGCCGGACCTGGAGCGGTTGCTGGCGCCGGAGATCCGGCTGCTGGCGTTACAGGCGCTGGCTGCAGCTGGCACGGGTACGGCGCCTGCTCCGGAGGCTGTTGTGACCTGGGTGGCCTGGCATCGGCCTCGGCGCGGCGGGCAGTTCCGCGACGACCTGGTCGAGTGGAGCGTGTCTGAGGCGGCACTGCTCGGGCTGAGCGGGCTGGGGTCGTGGGCGAAGCACGCGCAGCCGTTGCTGAGTGCTGAGCCGACGGCTGACGAGCTGGCCGCGGCGATCAGCCCGCTGATGCCAGAGCCGGTTTCTGAGGTGCTGTTGCAGGCTGACCTCACCGCTGTGGCTCCTGGTCCGTTGGTGCGGTCCGTGCAGGACGAGCTGTCAGCCATGGCCGACGTGGAGTCGGACGGCGGTGCTGGGGTCTACCGGTTCAGTGAGAGCTCGGTGCGACGTGCTTTCGACCTGGGGCGTACTGCGGAGCAGTTGCACGCTTGGCTGGCCGAACACTCACGCACTCCGGTGCCGCAGCCGCTGGCGTACCTCGTGGACGACGTCGCGCGGCGGCACGGCGTGCTGCGGCTGGGGACTGCGTCGACGTACCTGCGGTGTGACGACGAGGACGTACTGACGCACCTGCTGAGCTCGAACCTGCCCGGTGTGCGCTTCCGCCGGTTGGCGCCGACGGTCGTGGTGTCACCGTCACCGCCCGACATGGTGCTGAGCCGGCTCCGGGACGCCGGGCTCGCGCCGCTGGCGGAGACGTTCGACGGCGCGCTGCATGTGACCGGTGCGCCACGCCGGGGTGAGGCGCCACGCCGACGTACCAGCCGCGACTTCAACGAGAGCGCGTTCGACCTCACCGACGACCAGGTCAAGGCCGTCATCGAAAAGGTCCGCACCGGCGACCGCATCGCCGCCGAACGCCCCGGCGACGAGGGCCTCGTCGAACCAGCAGCCCCCGCCGAAACCATCGCCGTACTCACCAACGCCGCCGAGGCCCACACCCGCACCTGGATCTCGTACGTCGACCACAACGGCCACGCCTCCGAACGCATCGTAGAACCCGCCCGGGTAGCCGACGGCTGGCTCACCGCCTACGACGACACCACCGAAGCCCCCCGTACCTACGCCCTCCACCGAATCTCCGCCGCCCGCCCCGTGGATTGA
- a CDS encoding zeta toxin family protein has protein sequence MTGSPSTRLVVLRGNSGSGKTTTARTLRERLGRGTAWVEQDHLRRILLREHDVPSGVEQTVIGPGSALDETVERILTDLGVHPVSLEG, from the coding sequence GTGACCGGAAGCCCGAGCACCCGCCTCGTCGTACTGCGTGGCAACTCGGGCTCCGGCAAGACCACCACCGCCCGTACGCTCCGGGAGCGCCTCGGCCGCGGTACCGCCTGGGTCGAGCAGGACCACCTCCGCCGCATCCTGCTCCGCGAGCACGACGTCCCGAGCGGCGTCGAGCAGACCGTGATTGGTCCGGGCAGTGCGCTCGACGAGACGGTGGAGCGGATCCTGACCGACCTCGGCGTACATCCCGTATCTTTGGAAGGATGA
- a CDS encoding GNAT family N-acetyltransferase codes for MITRVDDYLHAVPLSGADAEQVGPFTLFRSTTIWPYYARPVPGSGVTIEPSDVELVRKRCAELEIPLSFEWVVETCPSLGPAAAAAGLEVVQHPLLVLERADCRPVVADARCEVLSADEAVVRQARAVVNLAFGESGTAVGNAGPAERDTAAAQLSDEMVATLRDRVGRGVSVGAGAFTEDGLVAAGTHQPVGSATEIVGVGTLPALRRRGLAAAVTSTLVEHALDNGVDLVLLSAESDAVAAVYERVGFHRIGHTGAAE; via the coding sequence ATGATTACCAGAGTCGACGACTACCTCCACGCCGTGCCGCTGTCCGGGGCCGACGCTGAGCAGGTCGGTCCGTTCACCTTGTTCCGCAGTACGACGATCTGGCCGTACTACGCGCGCCCTGTGCCTGGTTCCGGGGTAACAATCGAGCCTAGCGACGTTGAGCTCGTACGGAAGCGTTGCGCCGAGCTGGAGATCCCGCTGAGCTTCGAGTGGGTCGTCGAGACCTGTCCGTCGCTAGGACCTGCTGCGGCCGCTGCCGGCCTTGAGGTGGTCCAGCACCCGTTGCTGGTGCTAGAGCGTGCTGACTGCCGTCCTGTCGTGGCTGATGCGCGCTGCGAAGTCCTGTCTGCTGACGAGGCCGTAGTGCGCCAGGCACGAGCTGTCGTCAACCTGGCCTTCGGTGAGTCCGGTACGGCCGTTGGGAACGCGGGGCCTGCTGAGAGGGACACGGCTGCTGCTCAGCTCTCAGACGAGATGGTGGCGACGCTACGCGACCGGGTCGGCCGTGGTGTGTCGGTCGGCGCTGGAGCGTTCACCGAGGACGGCCTGGTCGCTGCCGGTACTCACCAGCCTGTTGGCTCGGCTACAGAGATCGTTGGCGTCGGTACGCTGCCCGCGCTGCGGCGACGCGGTCTGGCCGCCGCTGTGACCTCAACGCTCGTGGAGCACGCGCTGGACAACGGCGTTGACCTCGTACTGCTGTCCGCCGAGTCCGACGCGGTGGCTGCGGTCTACGAACGTGTCGGCTTCCACCGGATCGGTCACACCGGGGCAGCAGAGTGA
- a CDS encoding alpha/beta fold hydrolase: MEKVTSADGTTIAYDRLGSGSPVILVGGALCDRNSFRPLADELASEYDVITYDRRGRGDSGDTTPYDVRREVEDIAALLTAVGGTAAIYGHSSGAALAAIAAVTLPFGKVVMHEPPYGPDDADTSDDGGQVLESIREGRNQEAVERFLLMTGMPKEAAEQVAAAPGVADLAPTLAYDFAVMGHGLDQGGTPVALLRSVTPDTLVLAGTATAPFMIDAARRVTAILPNVTYADLPDQHHAVPPELLAPVLKEFLRG, from the coding sequence ATGGAGAAAGTGACGTCCGCGGACGGTACGACGATCGCCTACGACCGCCTGGGCAGCGGGAGCCCGGTGATCCTGGTCGGTGGAGCCCTGTGCGACCGGAACTCGTTCCGCCCGCTGGCGGACGAGCTGGCGAGCGAGTACGACGTCATCACGTACGACCGTCGCGGCCGCGGTGACTCCGGCGACACGACGCCGTACGACGTCCGCCGTGAGGTGGAGGACATCGCCGCGCTGCTGACCGCGGTCGGCGGTACGGCGGCCATCTACGGGCACTCCTCCGGTGCGGCACTTGCCGCGATCGCCGCGGTCACGCTGCCGTTCGGCAAGGTCGTCATGCACGAGCCGCCGTACGGCCCCGACGATGCGGACACGTCGGACGACGGCGGGCAGGTACTCGAGTCGATCCGCGAGGGCCGGAACCAGGAGGCCGTCGAGCGGTTCCTGCTGATGACGGGCATGCCGAAGGAGGCCGCCGAGCAAGTAGCCGCCGCACCCGGTGTCGCGGACCTGGCCCCGACGCTCGCCTACGACTTCGCCGTGATGGGACACGGCCTCGACCAGGGCGGCACCCCGGTCGCGCTGCTGCGGAGCGTCACGCCGGACACGCTCGTACTGGCCGGGACCGCGACCGCGCCGTTCATGATCGACGCCGCACGCCGCGTCACCGCGATCCTGCCGAACGTCACGTACGCCGACCTCCCCGACCAGCACCACGCCGTACCCCCCGAACTGCTCGCCCCGGTCCTCAAGGAATTCCTGAGGGGGTGA